CGGTGGGCGAGACGACCTTGCCCGCCATGACCCGAAGCTGCTCCGTGCCCTTGTTGTTGAACTTGGTGACCAGGGAGTAGCTGCTGCCGTTCTTGAGCACGGTGCTGGACTTCAGAGCGGTCCACTTACCGTTGTGCATGCGCAGCAGCACCACCTTGGTGCCGACCTTCACTCCCTTGGCGCGTCCGGTGAACGTCACCGACTGGCCGGCCTTCACCTGGGTCTTGCTCGCCCTGGCGGTGATCGAACCGTTGGCCATGGGCATGCCGGTCCTGGTCGGCTTCGCGGTGCTGGTCCTGGTGGGCTTGGCGGTTCCGGTCCTGGTCGGCTTCGCGCTGCCGGTCATGCTCGGCATCGGGCTCGGTGAGGCCGCGCTCGGGGACGCGGCGAAAGCGCCCGCCGTCCCGGCCGACAGCAGAGCGACGGAGAGCGCGCCGGCGCCGATCGCCTTGGCACAGCGGCTGCGGAGTGTGGAATTCACGTGTGACTCCTGACGTGGCGGGTCCCCCCACAAACGGATCACGCCCGTATGGGCGAAATGTTCGCTTTTGAGGTTATCCACGTCAGGGCCGAGCCTGCGACCGGACGAGGGTTCGATCCTTGTGGGAAAAGCGTCAAAAAACCCTCACTATCGGACAAAAACGCCTGGTCGGCGCCGCCTGCGGAGGGTTACCAACTTCTTACCCAGCGTCCATTGTGATCGCTCCGAGGTGATCGCTCCGGGCAGCGCCCCCGCCCCGTCGCCTTGGCCGACGAGTCCGCGGACGTCCGCGGACGTCAGGAGCGACGGCGCATGTCCGCGCCGTACACCGTGCGGTGGTCCGGGACGACGATCCGGCTCGCCGGAAACTCCCGGTGCCCCTGGGCGAGGAAGCCGTCCAGGTCCAGCGACGGGTCGCGGCGCGGTGGCTCGCGCAGGGGCTCCTCGAAGTTGTCCCGGTGGACGGGTGCGACGACGCCGGCGCTGCCCAGGGTACGCAGCAGCCGGGGTACGTAGTGGTGGGTGGCGGTGCTGGAGGGCACGGCGACCATCGCGGCGTCCACCGCCGGCCGGATGGCGTTCGGCTCACGGGTACGGGCGAAGACGGACACCGCGTAGCTCCCGCCGCCGGGGTACCGGACGCCTCCCGCTGTACAGCCCGGGCAGGGTCCCGGTCTTGGCCGCGATCGTCACGTCGTCCGGGAACTGCGCCACTCAGCCGCTGAGTGAGGCGACGGCCCGAGACGTGATGAGCCATCAGTTCCTCCGGCACTGGCCGATGTCGGGGGCCACGGGGGCGTGGTGGGACGTCACGACCCTGATCACGCCCGCCCGGTCGTCGGTCCGCCGCGGACGACACCCCAAGGGGTCGACCGCGGCGAACCGACGTCGAATCAGCCGTCGATGCGGTGCTGGGTCCAGAACGAGGTCAGGTCCGTGGTCGTGGCGGCCTGGGCGGCCGCCTTGAACTCGGCCGTGGTCGAGACGCCGTACCAGTGCGACGTGGCGTAGTCCTTCAGCAACTTCGCCATGGCGGTGTCACCGAGGACGCGCCGCAGATCGTGCAGGGCGCACTTGCCGTAGCCGTAGACGACGGTGGAGTACCGGGACGAGTGGGCGTCCCAGTAGGCCATCGAGTTGGTGATCTTCTCCGCCGTCGAGGCCCAGGAGACGCTGTTCCAGCAGTTCGTGCCGGTACTGCCCAGCGCCAGGTCGGTGGCGTAGTCGGTGAACGCCTCGTCCAGCCACGGGCTGTTGTACTCGTCGTCGCCGACGATCCCGTAGAACCACTGGTGCCCGATCTCATGGGTGAGCGCCGTGGTGGAGACCAGGTCGAGGACGAACCCCGGGTACTCCATGCCGCCGAACCAGAAGTTGTTGTCGATCACGGCGTCCAACTCGCCGTACGGGTAGGCGCCGAAGCGGCCCGCGTGGGCGTCCACCGCGGTCTTCGCGGTGGTGAGCATGGACTGTGCGCTGGACGAACTGATCCCCGAGACCGAGTAGATGTTGATCGGGGTGCCCGCCGCCGACGTACCCGAGATCTTGCTGAACGGGCCCGCCGCCCACGCGAAGTCACGGACCTTGGAGGCGGTGGCCGTGGTGACCGTGCGTCCGCTGGAGCCGGGGGTGTCCACCGAGGTGCCCGTGGCCGGGACCAGCAGGGTGGTCGGATGGTCGAGGGTCACCTTGAAGTCGGCGGCCAGGGAGTAGAACGACTCGCCGTTGTTGGTGTACGGGTCCAGGTGCCAGCCCGAGCCGTCCTTGATGGCGAGAACCGGCAGCGCGTTGCCGATCATGCTGAACGCGCCGTCGTAGCCGAACCGGTCGGCGCCGCTGGGGACGGTGATCCCCAGGTCGAAGCCGATCGTGGTCGACTGGCCCTGCGCCAGCGGGGTCGGGAGGGCGATCCGGAGCGCGGTGCAGCCGACCGACAGGGCGCCCGCGGTGCCCCCGGTGACGTTGCTGACCGCGATCGGCATCGCGGAGCAGGTGCCGTGGTAGTTGTCCCACAGCCTCAGGTACACCTCGCTGAGCGCGGTGGAGGAGGCGTTGGTGAACGTCGCGCTCTCGTGGCCCGTCCAGACCGTGCCGCTCGTGTTGCTGCTCAGGCTGACGGTGTACGAGGGGGCGGCCGGCGTGCGCGTGGAGTCCGCCGGCGGGGTCGTGCCGCCGGAGGTGTCGAGGGCGATGTCGTCGAGGACGAAGCTCGTCTGGAGGCTGGAGTCCTCGGTCCCGGTGAAGGCGAGGCTCACGGTCTGGCCCGCGAACGCCGACACGTCGAACGACTTCTGTACGTAACCGGTGGCCTTGTTGAGGTTCGAGTACGTCGCCAGTGTCGTACTGCCGATCTTCGCCGTCAGCTTGTCGTACGCGGTCGACGAGGTCGTCTCGGCGGTGTCGATGTGCAGCCAGAAGGTGAGCGTGGCGCTGCTGCACCCGGACGGGATCGTGACGCTCTGCGAGAGGGTGTCGGTGTGCGTACTGCCGACACCGTTCATCCAGGCGAAGCTGGTGCCGCCGTGGGCGCTCTGACCGGAACGGCTGGTGATCACGGTCGACGACGACTGGGTCCAGGGTGAAGTCCCGCTCTCGAAACCACCGTTGGTGACCACCTGGGCCGGAGTGCAGTCGGCGGCCAGTGGTGCCGTGGGCGGCGTGGCCGCCGCCGGGGTGACGGGGAGCAGGGCTGCGGCCAACGCGGCGATGCCCAGTGCGCTCGCGGCGAGGGCCTTGTGGGGGGTCGGTCTCACACGAAACTCCTTTGAGGCGGCCGGGATTCCGGCCTGCTCGGTGGCCGCCCTGACGGCCTGGGTGCGCCGGGGGCAGCCGGGGGCTGCGCGCATCGCTTGCGCGATCGCTGGGGTGAGATTTCCGTTGCGTCTCCCTGTGGTCAGGGCTACGGCTGCGGGAAGCCTGGCAGATTTGACCGGGGCATGCCATCAGTGACGGGTAAAAGTGTTCGCTGACCTGAAGTGTTCGGGCTCCGCCCACGGCCGTGGTCGGTACGAGTCGGTCGAACTCAGTGATCAGTGATGAGCGATCAGTGATCCGGGAGCGCGGCGTGCGGGCCGAGCTGCCGGGAGAAGGCGTCCCGTGCCGGGGCGGACAGCAGGTCGCCCGCTCCGGTGAACAGCCGGTACAGGGACGGGCCGTACCGCTCGGCCAGTTCCGCGTTGTGGGCCAGTACGTCGAGCTCGTTGGCGGCGGTGATCTCCAAGAACGCTCGCAGGTCGTCGTCCGCGGGGATGTGCTCGCGGCCGGTGAAGCGATCACGGAAGACCACGGGCCGATCGCGCCCGATCCGGGGAAGGACGGTGTCGCGGTCGCAACTCGCGTACAGGTACACCAGTGCCTCGGCCCGGTCGCCGATCAGCTCCGCCAGGGTCGCCCGCTCGGCGACCGGCAGCAGGTACGGGTCGAAGCCGTCGGTTCCGTACGCGGCATGGCACAGCCCCGCCGCCTGGATCGCGGGGTCACCGCCCCAGTCGGCCAGGAGCCGTCGGACACGGCCGAGGTGCTCCAGCAGCGTGCCGCCCGGATGCGGCATCTCGGCGGTTCCCCGCGCACGTAGGAAGGCTTCGGCGCGCGACCACCGGGACGCGTCACGGTCGCCGGTCTCTTCGGGAACTTCGCGTGCTTCGGGTACTTCGGTCACTTCAGCCCCTTCGGGATGAGGATTCAACGTCTCGGCAGGCCACTGAGAGACTCCCACCATGGACACGAGTGCGGGGGCGGACCTGACAAGGCCGGGGCGGGCGCTGCCCGGGAACGGGTCGGGCCAAGGGGCGGGCCAAGGGCCGGGCCGTTCCGTGGAATGGGCGCTGCGCCCCGCGGAGCAGGCGGACGTGGAGGTGATCGCCGAGCTGCGGGCGACGGTGATGCGCCCGGACCTGGAGCGGTTGGGCCGGTTCGACGAGTGCCGGGTCCGTCGGCGGCTGCGGGAGTCCTTCTTCCCGGGGCACACGTCGGTCGTCATCGTCGACGGCGACTTCGCGGGCTGTGTCACGCTGAGGCCGGCCGAGGACGGGCTGTGGCTGGAGCACTTCTATCTCGTCCCGGACTTGCAGGGCCGGGGGCTCGGTTCGGCCGTCCTGCGCGCCCAGCTGGACCGCACCGACGCCGACCGCCTGCCCGTCCGTCTGAACGTCCTGCAGGGCAGCGCCGCCCGGCGACTGTACGAGCGCCACGGGTTCACCGTGGAGGTTCAGGACCCGATCGACGTCTTCATGGTGCGACGACCGGTGCGGGATGAAGAGGTCCGCTCCT
This portion of the Streptomyces mirabilis genome encodes:
- a CDS encoding M1 family metallopeptidase, yielding MRPTPHKALAASALGIAALAAALLPVTPAAATPPTAPLAADCTPAQVVTNGGFESGTSPWTQSSSTVITSRSGQSAHGGTSFAWMNGVGSTHTDTLSQSVTIPSGCSSATLTFWLHIDTAETTSSTAYDKLTAKIGSTTLATYSNLNKATGYVQKSFDVSAFAGQTVSLAFTGTEDSSLQTSFVLDDIALDTSGGTTPPADSTRTPAAPSYTVSLSSNTSGTVWTGHESATFTNASSTALSEVYLRLWDNYHGTCSAMPIAVSNVTGGTAGALSVGCTALRIALPTPLAQGQSTTIGFDLGITVPSGADRFGYDGAFSMIGNALPVLAIKDGSGWHLDPYTNNGESFYSLAADFKVTLDHPTTLLVPATGTSVDTPGSSGRTVTTATASKVRDFAWAAGPFSKISGTSAAGTPINIYSVSGISSSSAQSMLTTAKTAVDAHAGRFGAYPYGELDAVIDNNFWFGGMEYPGFVLDLVSTTALTHEIGHQWFYGIVGDDEYNSPWLDEAFTDYATDLALGSTGTNCWNSVSWASTAEKITNSMAYWDAHSSRYSTVVYGYGKCALHDLRRVLGDTAMAKLLKDYATSHWYGVSTTAEFKAAAQAATTTDLTSFWTQHRIDG
- a CDS encoding DUF6817 domain-containing protein, producing MTEVPEAREVPEETGDRDASRWSRAEAFLRARGTAEMPHPGGTLLEHLGRVRRLLADWGGDPAIQAAGLCHAAYGTDGFDPYLLPVAERATLAELIGDRAEALVYLYASCDRDTVLPRIGRDRPVVFRDRFTGREHIPADDDLRAFLEITAANELDVLAHNAELAERYGPSLYRLFTGAGDLLSAPARDAFSRQLGPHAALPDH
- a CDS encoding GNAT family N-acetyltransferase translates to MDTSAGADLTRPGRALPGNGSGQGAGQGPGRSVEWALRPAEQADVEVIAELRATVMRPDLERLGRFDECRVRRRLRESFFPGHTSVVIVDGDFAGCVTLRPAEDGLWLEHFYLVPDLQGRGLGSAVLRAQLDRTDADRLPVRLNVLQGSAARRLYERHGFTVEVQDPIDVFMVRRPVRDEEVRS